In Elusimicrobiaceae bacterium, the genomic stretch TTCGTCCAGTTATATTTCCATTCCGATCTAAACACACGCAAACATCCGTGCCGTCCCCAAACCTATAATCGGCACTGGCAATGTTATCATCCGCTCCCGTACTATACGTGTAATACCAAAATGATTTACTTGAAGTCCAATGACCATCTGGTTCTCCTATAGAAATACTCAGATTATCAAATTTGTCACAATCATTTGTTTTTCCGGTGCTTCCGTGTTCTAATTCGCAAATACGCACAGCATCTCCAATGGCTTTGAGATTTATAAACGCTTCAGCAAAGCGTGATTTAATGACCGCCTTTTCATACTGCGGCAAGGCAATGGCAGATAAAATACCGATAATTAACACTACAACCAGCAACTCAATGAGCGTAAATGCTCTGTTACTTTTTACAAACATATACTTCCTCCTTATGTAATTTTTTAAATGATACTAAAAAAAACGATGTCAAGCTCTTTTATTTCGCGACGCTAAAACGATAATAAAGCGGAGAAGAAATTATTCTTCTCCGCTTTTATAGTACCACTTTATTCTCTTATAAAATAATCATGCGCACTGCCATGATAACCAGCACCAGACCGGCTACGAATTCTACCCGTTTACTCAAGACAGTCTTGGATGTTTTGCTTCCCAAGTGAAAACCCAAAATAGTCATCAAAAACGTAATTACCAGTAAAAAGAGTACTTGCGGGAACCAACTTTTGTTCATTAATTCTAAAGAATATCCCACAAAACCAAACTGTAAACCGGACAGCGTACAAACACGTAACATCTTTTTCCAGTCATCAACTTCTGTTTCCTTAAAACTGGGAGATTTTTCAATCGTCTCCAGCATATATTTGATACCTAAGAGCAACAAGAAGGAAAAGGCAATCCAATTGTTAGCCGGACCAAAATATCCGCGGAAAAACAGAATACTAACAATATATCCTAACGTAAAAAACAAGGCGTTAAACCCAGCAAAAAACAAGGCCGCCTTGATAGAAAAAATACTCTTTGTCTTTAGTTCCATGTTCATGGCCGACATATTTGCTGTCACCATATTGTCTGTACAAAGACAAATGAAAATAATAATCATTGCAATTAGTCCCATAGTTTCTCCTTATTGATAGTCTTGATTTATATTACCAAATTCCAAGGCCGCTGAGCAGTATTTTTATGCCAAGTCCTATTAACACTACGCCTCCAAAGGCCTCCATATATTTCTCGAATTGACGACCTAATAGAGCTCCCATCAAAAAACCAAAAATACTGG encodes the following:
- a CDS encoding manganese efflux pump, which codes for MGLIAMIIIFICLCTDNMVTANMSAMNMELKTKSIFSIKAALFFAGFNALFFTLGYIVSILFFRGYFGPANNWIAFSFLLLLGIKYMLETIEKSPSFKETEVDDWKKMLRVCTLSGLQFGFVGYSLELMNKSWFPQVLFLLVITFLMTILGFHLGSKTSKTVLSKRVEFVAGLVLVIMAVRMIIL
- a CDS encoding prepilin-type N-terminal cleavage/methylation domain-containing protein; its protein translation is MFVKSNRAFTLIELLVVVLIIGILSAIALPQYEKAVIKSRFAEAFINLKAIGDAVRICELEHGSTGKTNDCDKFDNLSISIGEPDGHWTSSKSFWYYTYSTGADDNIASADYRFGDGTDVCVCLDRNGNITGRTGDCDSNPSIDVLKMLNIEEDEDCACC